Proteins encoded in a region of the Myxococcus guangdongensis genome:
- a CDS encoding P-loop NTPase has protein sequence MAPGPPGVGGARQRPRRIIAVGGGKGGIGKSMVSANLGVALAQAGLNVLLVDADLGGANLHTCLGVGQPEATLSDFLRRNKARLEDVIVPTGVPRLSLIAGAQDALDAANLKYAQKQKLLKTLMGASADYLILDLGAGTSFNTIDFFILADHGLLVVLPEPTSVENAYRFAKAAFFRRLQQMEAEYGIQDLVDSALTTREGSLRTLHDVLAQVRNKDPAGAERLERELAEFRIRLVVNQARTDADLNVGAAVASAWKKFFGIAMDDLGAIRYDDEAWRAVRKRRPVLIERPDAPAALAIQRIASRLLALDATPDPSSSP, from the coding sequence GTGGCCCCCGGGCCTCCAGGGGTTGGCGGCGCTCGACAGCGGCCCCGGCGCATCATCGCGGTGGGCGGCGGCAAGGGTGGCATCGGCAAGTCGATGGTGTCCGCCAACCTGGGCGTGGCGTTGGCCCAGGCGGGGCTGAACGTGCTCCTGGTGGACGCGGACCTGGGCGGGGCGAACCTGCACACGTGCCTGGGGGTGGGGCAGCCGGAGGCGACGCTGTCCGACTTCCTGCGGCGCAACAAGGCGCGGCTCGAGGACGTCATCGTCCCCACGGGCGTGCCCCGGCTGTCGCTCATCGCGGGCGCGCAGGACGCGCTGGACGCGGCGAACCTCAAGTACGCGCAGAAGCAGAAGCTGCTCAAGACGCTGATGGGCGCGTCGGCGGACTACCTCATCCTGGACCTGGGCGCGGGAACCAGTTTCAACACCATCGACTTCTTCATCCTGGCGGACCACGGGTTGCTGGTGGTGTTGCCGGAGCCGACGTCGGTGGAGAACGCGTACCGCTTCGCGAAGGCGGCGTTCTTCCGGCGGCTGCAGCAGATGGAGGCGGAGTACGGCATCCAGGACCTGGTGGACAGCGCGCTCACCACCCGGGAGGGCTCGCTGAGAACGCTGCATGACGTGCTGGCGCAGGTGCGCAACAAGGACCCAGCGGGTGCGGAGCGACTGGAGCGGGAGCTGGCCGAGTTCCGCATCCGGCTGGTGGTGAATCAGGCGCGCACGGACGCGGACCTGAACGTGGGTGCGGCGGTGGCCTCGGCGTGGAAGAAGTTCTTCGGCATCGCGATGGATGACCTGGGCGCCATCCGGTATGACGATGAGGCATGGCGCGCGGTGCGAAAGCGGCGCCCCGTGCTCATCGAACGTCCCGACGCCCCGGCCGCCCTGGCCATCCAACGAATCGCCTCACGACTGCTCGCCCTCGACGCGACCCCCGACCCCTCGTCTTCACCATGA
- a CDS encoding helix-turn-helix domain-containing protein → MKPFAQQTYYELLEVPVTAPMEEIRAAYSRLMELYAPDSIAVYALVEPDQVDALRARMTEAMEILTDVDLRGEYDRDLGLPAPWGTVKAPEAGVVARAAEALASAVEEGKKREPEEEAPALSGPEAFRASFVSGYSLSYVTSSLQSVPLVGGLVDVPASLSVGAEAQASSSATEAVSSGSKAVSTVEQGAAQSVPRQEHVSAAEQARVAAVPVPPEVSPSVESAPVAAPPVAVAPSAPVVSAPAVAAAPVEPAPVAAPVVSAPVVVAPPVVATPVASAPPMEQVPVAAPVAAAPPVELNPVAAPVASAPPVDPSPATPASVAPVISAPLPVAASPDVPASVPTQPSEPVTSIVVAQAPSRTPEPASTPVTRPVGPAAPPPVSSSQNRVSAGRQLSEAQVLAQDSAIATAEAALAQVAARTREPRPRLPDIPADAEFNGELLRRVRETRGYTLQQVADRTRISSRHLENVEADRYTALPAQVYLRGILMNLARELGLDPLRVSRSYLGLASEKSGKK, encoded by the coding sequence ATGAAGCCCTTCGCGCAGCAGACCTATTACGAGCTCCTGGAGGTCCCGGTCACAGCGCCCATGGAGGAGATTCGCGCCGCGTACTCCCGACTCATGGAGCTGTATGCGCCGGACTCCATCGCCGTGTACGCGCTGGTGGAGCCGGACCAGGTGGATGCGCTCCGCGCCCGGATGACCGAGGCGATGGAAATCCTCACGGATGTGGACCTGCGCGGTGAGTATGACCGTGACCTGGGTCTGCCCGCGCCCTGGGGCACGGTGAAGGCGCCCGAGGCAGGCGTGGTGGCTCGCGCGGCCGAGGCGCTGGCGAGCGCGGTGGAAGAGGGGAAGAAGCGTGAGCCCGAGGAGGAGGCTCCGGCCCTGAGTGGGCCCGAGGCGTTCCGGGCGAGCTTCGTCAGCGGATACTCGTTGTCGTATGTGACGAGCTCCCTGCAGTCCGTGCCGCTCGTCGGCGGGCTGGTGGATGTGCCCGCCTCGCTGAGCGTGGGCGCGGAGGCGCAGGCCTCGTCGTCGGCGACGGAGGCTGTGTCGTCCGGCTCGAAGGCCGTGAGCACGGTGGAGCAGGGGGCCGCGCAGAGCGTGCCTCGGCAGGAGCACGTGTCCGCTGCGGAGCAGGCTCGGGTTGCCGCGGTCCCGGTCCCGCCCGAGGTCTCGCCGTCGGTGGAGTCCGCGCCTGTTGCGGCGCCTCCGGTCGCGGTCGCTCCGTCTGCGCCTGTCGTCTCGGCTCCGGCTGTGGCCGCGGCGCCCGTGGAGCCGGCTCCTGTCGCCGCTCCCGTGGTCTCGGCGCCGGTCGTCGTCGCGCCGCCGGTGGTGGCGACTCCCGTTGCCTCGGCGCCGCCCATGGAGCAGGTCCCCGTCGCCGCTCCCGTGGCCGCGGCACCTCCCGTGGAGTTGAACCCCGTCGCCGCTCCCGTGGCCTCGGCACCTCCCGTGGATCCATCCCCGGCCACGCCGGCTTCCGTCGCCCCGGTGATCTCCGCTCCGCTCCCCGTGGCCGCGAGCCCGGACGTCCCTGCGTCCGTGCCGACCCAGCCCTCGGAGCCCGTCACGTCCATCGTCGTGGCCCAAGCGCCCTCCCGGACCCCGGAGCCCGCTTCGACCCCCGTGACGCGTCCCGTCGGGCCGGCGGCGCCCCCGCCCGTGTCCTCCTCGCAGAACCGCGTCTCGGCGGGGCGGCAGCTGAGCGAGGCGCAGGTGCTCGCCCAGGACTCGGCCATCGCCACGGCGGAGGCGGCGCTGGCCCAGGTCGCGGCCCGGACTCGCGAGCCCCGTCCCCGTCTGCCGGACATCCCCGCCGACGCCGAGTTCAACGGCGAGCTGCTGCGCAGGGTCCGCGAGACCCGGGGCTACACGCTCCAGCAGGTCGCCGACCGCACCCGCATCTCGTCGCGTCACCTGGAGAACGTGGAGGCGGACCGCTACACGGCGCTGCCCGCCCAGGTCTACCTCCGCGGCATCCTCATGAACCTCGCCCGGGAGCTCGGGCTGGATCCGCTCCGGGTGTCCAGGAGCTACCTGGGCTTGGCTTCTGAGAAGTCAGGCAAGAAGTAA
- a CDS encoding HNH endonuclease → MINSAVLVLNRYYQPVHVTSVKRAFSLLYQGVAKAIDAQYRLYEFDDWAALSATNDCITTINRTIRVPRVLVLSAYDHLPRGRVRFSRLNIYARDADTCQYCGKNLPRSELNLDHVMPRTQGGKTTWENVVCSCVPCNLKKGGRTPDQADMRLLKKPVRPRWTPLFRGATRKVTYQEWLPFLHLADASYWNVELLDE, encoded by the coding sequence ATGATCAACAGCGCCGTCCTCGTACTCAACCGGTATTACCAACCGGTGCATGTCACGTCGGTGAAGCGTGCCTTCAGCCTGTTGTATCAGGGCGTCGCCAAGGCCATCGACGCGCAGTACCGGCTCTACGAGTTCGATGATTGGGCGGCGCTGAGCGCCACCAATGACTGCATCACCACCATCAACCGGACCATCCGCGTCCCCCGGGTGCTGGTGCTCAGCGCGTATGACCACCTGCCCCGAGGGCGGGTGCGCTTCTCCCGGCTCAACATCTACGCGCGCGACGCGGACACCTGTCAGTACTGCGGGAAGAACCTGCCGCGCAGCGAGCTGAACCTGGACCACGTCATGCCCCGTACGCAGGGGGGCAAGACGACGTGGGAGAACGTCGTGTGCTCGTGTGTGCCCTGCAATCTGAAGAAGGGCGGGCGCACGCCGGATCAGGCGGACATGCGGCTCTTGAAGAAGCCGGTGCGCCCGCGCTGGACGCCGTTGTTCCGGGGCGCCACGCGCAAGGTGACGTATCAGGAGTGGTTGCCGTTCCTGCACCTGGCGGACGCCTCGTATTGGAACGTGGAGCTCCTGGACGAGTAG
- the selA gene encoding L-seryl-tRNA(Sec) selenium transferase produces the protein MGPPSNSVDGGKNALLRALPSIEQLLRRPSLEPLLSGVPRARAVSALRLAVDRVRARLLQGDARPFDDADVGDALSTLSTPGLRAVLNATGVVLHTNLGRAPLAPEAVARVAEVARGYSNLEYDLDEGERGSRYAPVVGLLRQLTGAEDALVVNNCAGAVLLVLAALASGRECVVSRGELVEIGGGFRVPDVMRQSGARLVEVGTTNRTRLSDYAAAVGHDTGLLVKVHRSNFAVVGFTEEASVGALATLGRERGVPVFQDLGSGALVPMVGEGMGQEPTVAQVVAEGADVVAFSGDKLLGGPQSGVVVGRSALLARIKAHPLTRALRVDKLTVAALEATLELYRDGKPGAVPTYRLLAQSSQELRARALRLKDLLAEQGVSARVDGVVGQVGGGAMPLARLPSFACILNVGAPESFLERLRAGGMPVIGRIADGEAVLDVRCLAEEELRSVAEGVATASPGKPP, from the coding sequence GTGGGCCCCCCGTCGAACAGCGTAGACGGCGGGAAGAACGCGCTGCTGCGCGCACTCCCCTCCATCGAGCAGCTCCTGCGACGGCCGTCGCTGGAACCGCTGCTGTCCGGTGTTCCCCGCGCCAGGGCCGTGTCCGCGCTGCGTCTGGCGGTGGACCGCGTGCGCGCGCGGCTGCTCCAGGGCGACGCGCGCCCCTTCGACGACGCGGACGTGGGCGACGCGCTGAGCACGTTGTCCACGCCGGGGCTGCGCGCGGTGCTCAACGCCACGGGCGTGGTGCTGCACACCAACCTGGGGCGCGCGCCGCTCGCGCCGGAGGCGGTGGCGCGGGTGGCCGAGGTGGCGCGGGGCTACTCGAATCTCGAGTACGACCTGGACGAAGGCGAGCGGGGCAGCCGCTACGCGCCGGTGGTGGGGCTCTTGCGTCAGCTCACCGGCGCGGAGGACGCGCTCGTCGTCAACAACTGCGCGGGCGCGGTGCTGCTCGTGCTGGCCGCGCTGGCGTCCGGCCGCGAGTGTGTCGTGTCGCGCGGGGAGCTGGTGGAGATTGGCGGAGGCTTCCGGGTGCCGGACGTCATGCGGCAGTCCGGCGCGCGGCTCGTGGAGGTGGGCACCACCAACCGCACGCGGCTGTCCGACTACGCGGCCGCGGTGGGCCACGACACGGGCCTCCTGGTGAAGGTGCACCGCTCCAACTTCGCGGTGGTGGGCTTCACCGAGGAGGCGAGCGTGGGAGCGCTCGCGACGCTGGGCCGCGAGCGCGGGGTGCCCGTGTTCCAGGACCTGGGGTCGGGGGCGCTGGTCCCCATGGTGGGGGAGGGGATGGGGCAGGAGCCCACGGTGGCGCAGGTGGTCGCCGAGGGCGCGGATGTGGTGGCGTTCTCGGGGGACAAGCTGTTGGGGGGACCGCAGTCGGGCGTGGTGGTGGGGCGCTCGGCGTTGCTCGCGCGCATCAAGGCGCATCCGCTCACCCGGGCGTTGAGGGTGGACAAGCTGACGGTGGCCGCGTTGGAGGCCACGCTGGAGTTGTATCGGGACGGCAAGCCAGGGGCCGTGCCCACGTACAGACTGCTCGCCCAGTCGTCCCAGGAACTGCGCGCCCGTGCGCTGCGGCTGAAGGACCTGTTGGCCGAGCAAGGTGTGAGTGCCCGAGTGGACGGGGTGGTGGGACAGGTGGGCGGGGGCGCCATGCCGCTGGCCCGGTTGCCTTCCTTTGCGTGCATCCTCAACGTGGGTGCACCGGAATCTTTCCTCGAGCGCCTGCGCGCCGGCGGAATGCCGGTTATTGGCAGGATCGCGGATGGCGAGGCGGTCCTCGACGTCCGCTGTCTCGCGGAGGAGGAGCTCAGGTCGGTCGCCGAAGGGGTGGCGACCGCAAGTCCCGGGAAACCACCATGA
- a CDS encoding RluA family pseudouridine synthase, which translates to MAAPDTREHRAPPEARGERIDQYLAGVFTDLTRSRIRGLIDDGHVLVAGKPVKAAMRLRGGDTLTLHVPPPVAAVPKAEELPLSLLHEDKDLVVVDKAAGMVVHPGAGHASGTLVNALLHRVKDLAGVGGELRPGIVHRLDKDTTGCLVVAKNEQALVALQKSFKGREVSKTYLALVHGAPPAEGRIETLYGRHPVHRQRFTGKVREGKPAITLFRTLASFDGAALVEVDLLTGRTHQIRVHLAESGHPLLGDTLYGAGRKPKGEAGSAQERLGRQALHAWKLAFAHPRTGKALSLEAPIPEDFSAALALLRGPEAPPVAEAKKAPARKKAATKKRAATARKR; encoded by the coding sequence GTGGCAGCGCCCGACACCCGAGAGCATCGCGCCCCGCCGGAAGCCCGCGGAGAGCGCATCGACCAGTATCTCGCGGGCGTCTTCACCGACCTGACCCGCTCCCGCATCCGGGGACTCATCGACGACGGGCACGTGCTCGTCGCCGGCAAGCCCGTGAAGGCGGCGATGCGTCTGCGCGGTGGTGACACGCTCACCCTCCATGTCCCGCCTCCCGTAGCCGCCGTCCCCAAGGCCGAGGAGCTGCCCCTGTCCCTGCTCCACGAGGACAAGGACCTGGTGGTCGTGGACAAGGCCGCGGGCATGGTGGTGCACCCCGGCGCGGGCCACGCCTCCGGCACCCTGGTCAACGCGCTCCTGCACCGCGTGAAGGACCTGGCCGGCGTCGGCGGCGAGCTGCGCCCGGGCATCGTCCACCGGCTCGACAAGGACACCACCGGCTGCCTCGTGGTGGCGAAGAACGAGCAGGCCCTCGTCGCGCTCCAGAAGTCCTTCAAGGGGCGCGAGGTCTCCAAGACGTACCTCGCCCTCGTGCACGGCGCGCCCCCGGCGGAAGGGCGCATCGAGACGCTCTACGGCCGTCACCCCGTGCACCGCCAGCGCTTCACCGGCAAGGTGCGCGAGGGCAAGCCCGCAATCACCTTGTTCCGCACGCTCGCGTCCTTTGACGGCGCGGCCCTGGTGGAGGTGGACCTGCTCACCGGCCGCACGCACCAGATTCGCGTGCACCTGGCCGAGTCGGGCCACCCACTGCTGGGAGACACCCTCTACGGCGCCGGCCGCAAGCCCAAGGGCGAGGCCGGTTCCGCGCAGGAGCGGCTGGGCCGGCAGGCCCTGCACGCGTGGAAGCTGGCCTTCGCGCACCCGCGCACGGGCAAGGCGCTGTCGCTGGAGGCCCCGATTCCGGAGGACTTCTCCGCGGCGCTCGCGCTGCTCCGAGGCCCCGAAGCGCCCCCGGTGGCGGAGGCGAAGAAGGCCCCCGCCCGCAAGAAGGCGGCGACGAAGAAGCGCGCGGCTACAGCCCGGAAACGCTGA
- a CDS encoding tellurite resistance TerB family protein: MSTASSPDARFQIEVLKLLLQVASGDDGVSREEIDHIMATARGMSVPLPDLEQLAKCLQNGTPLPAPNLGILKAHPKAVIDAAHDLIASDGHIHPSEIEMLRQLRELLGVAA; the protein is encoded by the coding sequence ATGTCCACCGCCTCAAGCCCCGACGCCCGCTTCCAGATTGAAGTCCTCAAGCTGCTGCTCCAGGTCGCCAGCGGAGACGACGGGGTCAGCCGCGAGGAGATCGACCACATCATGGCCACCGCCCGGGGGATGAGCGTTCCCCTGCCGGACCTGGAGCAGCTGGCGAAGTGCCTGCAGAACGGCACGCCGCTGCCCGCGCCCAACCTGGGCATCCTCAAGGCCCACCCGAAGGCCGTCATCGACGCGGCGCATGACCTCATCGCCAGCGACGGGCACATCCACCCGAGCGAAATCGAGATGCTGCGCCAGCTGCGCGAGCTGCTCGGCGTGGCGGCCTGA
- a CDS encoding HD-GYP domain-containing protein produces MAENLKITQSQDESTSEFGREHNEKLQSLSRAMVAGLYMLVRSVKMYDPENAVFQKPLHQLQDIINQIIGKEGRLELAGVKDSFYLNGMLVKVDLNSIENQRYLLAEMRGKDVGGFTLTKPVTVPELKNFIWIFSKEQTTQAEEDGLSGRKLLNMRVAKFSKLKEKLDKDMNNPGDQKVDRKKYAMTVYARSVFFLSKYLESVRAGKPINASKALRLVQDFVDISYDQRTHFLGMTTMRREDEYLVYHQVNVCLMSIVFGAELGLTKPQLRDLGYIALFHDAGMTTLPEELATKRGALTPEERVAVQRAPLISVRNILMEKGFSRSTLLRVVTTFEHKTDFGTAVRDSRGNIQMIIPKTNLGAYAKIIAICDAYDALTSKRPYRDAYGPEVALMLMWTEMRNKFDPELLEVFMRVMAIQPVKVLSKRQQSLSVSGL; encoded by the coding sequence ATGGCCGAGAATCTCAAGATCACGCAGAGCCAGGACGAGAGCACCAGCGAGTTCGGGCGCGAGCACAACGAGAAGCTCCAGTCGCTCTCGCGCGCCATGGTGGCCGGCCTCTACATGCTCGTGCGCTCGGTGAAGATGTATGACCCCGAGAACGCCGTCTTCCAGAAGCCGCTGCACCAGCTCCAGGACATCATCAATCAAATCATCGGCAAGGAAGGCCGACTGGAGCTCGCGGGCGTCAAGGACTCGTTCTACCTGAACGGCATGCTGGTGAAGGTGGACCTCAACTCCATCGAGAACCAGCGCTACCTCCTGGCGGAGATGCGCGGCAAGGACGTGGGCGGCTTCACCCTCACCAAGCCGGTGACGGTGCCGGAGCTGAAGAACTTCATCTGGATCTTCAGCAAGGAGCAGACGACCCAGGCCGAAGAGGACGGGCTGTCCGGCCGCAAGCTGCTCAACATGCGCGTGGCCAAGTTCTCCAAGCTCAAGGAGAAGTTGGACAAGGACATGAACAACCCGGGCGACCAGAAGGTCGATCGCAAGAAGTACGCGATGACCGTCTACGCCCGCTCGGTGTTCTTCCTCTCCAAGTACCTGGAGTCGGTGCGCGCGGGCAAGCCCATCAACGCCTCCAAGGCGCTGCGGCTGGTGCAGGACTTCGTGGACATCAGCTACGACCAGCGCACACACTTCCTGGGCATGACGACGATGCGGCGCGAGGACGAGTACCTCGTGTACCACCAGGTCAACGTGTGCCTGATGAGCATCGTCTTCGGCGCGGAGCTGGGGCTGACGAAGCCGCAGCTGCGCGACTTGGGCTACATCGCGCTGTTCCACGACGCGGGCATGACGACGCTGCCGGAGGAGCTGGCCACCAAGCGCGGCGCGCTGACGCCCGAGGAGCGCGTGGCGGTGCAGCGCGCGCCGCTCATCTCCGTGCGCAACATCCTCATGGAGAAGGGCTTCAGCCGCTCCACGCTGCTGCGCGTGGTGACGACGTTCGAGCACAAGACGGACTTCGGCACCGCGGTGCGCGACTCACGCGGCAACATCCAGATGATCATCCCCAAGACGAACCTGGGGGCGTACGCGAAGATCATCGCCATCTGCGACGCGTATGACGCGCTCACGTCCAAGCGTCCGTACCGGGATGCCTACGGACCGGAAGTCGCGCTGATGCTGATGTGGACGGAGATGCGCAACAAGTTCGACCCCGAGCTGCTCGAGGTCTTCATGCGCGTCATGGCCATCCAGCCGGTGAAGGTGCTGAGCAAGCGACAGCAGTCGCTCAGCGTTTCCGGGCTGTAG
- a CDS encoding GNAT family N-acetyltransferase, producing MKVVETERLVLRRVTHEDAAFILGMLNEPSWLRFIGDRGVRTLEAAHDYIKTVPLTQYAQLGYGLYLVEGRKDGASMGLCGLLKRDALEHPDIGFAFMPAYWNQGYAREAAEAVLRHAREDHAISRIAAIVSKDNVSSIKLLERLGLRFERYMRLPGASEDISLYLTAP from the coding sequence ATGAAAGTGGTGGAGACGGAGCGGCTGGTCCTGCGTCGCGTGACGCATGAGGACGCCGCTTTCATCCTGGGGATGTTGAACGAGCCCTCGTGGCTGCGTTTCATTGGAGACCGTGGCGTGCGCACCCTCGAGGCCGCCCACGACTACATCAAGACGGTGCCCCTGACGCAGTACGCCCAGCTCGGCTACGGGCTGTACCTGGTGGAGGGCCGGAAGGACGGCGCGTCCATGGGGCTGTGTGGCCTGCTCAAGCGCGACGCGCTGGAGCACCCCGACATCGGCTTCGCGTTCATGCCGGCCTACTGGAACCAGGGCTACGCGCGAGAGGCCGCCGAGGCGGTGCTGCGCCACGCGCGGGAGGACCACGCGATTTCGCGCATCGCCGCCATTGTCTCCAAGGACAACGTCAGCTCCATCAAGCTGCTGGAGCGGCTGGGCCTGCGCTTCGAGCGGTACATGCGACTGCCCGGCGCCAGCGAGGACATCAGCCTCTATCTGACGGCGCCATGA
- a CDS encoding CBM96 family carbohydrate-binding protein encodes MAIVAAADTYVSAASPATSFGSQPTMEVDRSPESEAYLRFFVAPVDGTITTARLRVYALDGSADGPTAHDPRIGGRAWNELTTWNTRPTRDGFSALSSAGAVASGTWIELDITDLHISTSAFTDVHLVADSTDGVTIASSEHPNTSLRPQLVLTVQSAKDHPPHPALPITVSSPPVVFPASDDTYVSADAPTSTEGGFDTDLWVRQSPEREVHLRFDVLGLTESVQRAVLRMHVGLDGTMGGPAVYATQGPWSEMSVSWNTRPTKVGAEVDRLPYLSPSGYVDYDVTDLVRGNGNFTFGVYATSGDAVTFFSGEHWEGIGPELLVWTGASRAAPTDACMTRREVVSKVTELRHDTYVSADRPTTTFHREASVRVDGSPGMNGFLEFDVQLDAAPVRRVLLQLYALEATDNGPLLYQAQPFDPATATWQNPPAMTALVGDAGAVKKDQWVEYDVTSVVTTSGRYAFGLLADSSNASSFASREASAKGLLDAAPRLVVVTQSEPFCSYRGTQPSGTTAWVKQTNNASAERARDTAPAPDGGFAVVGTQAQTRDGESWAEQTDVVTLHRADGSVAWRLTFTQPDVELRKVTVTTLGNVLVAGEYRGAPDLGKGALPRGTGMFVMKLTPSGAVDWTRGYTAYFRRDDELLDNPMFVHDLATDAHGSAVLTGGFWGKTDFGGGEVDAGKPFPYDDEYPNSFVLKLQWDGAYQWARVLKTNAMRGTQAVSVAVDAQETITVGGWAGPGTDFGSGALAQGGVFVARWSVTGAPLWQWLLPTSYDTVFADVRQVAVLPDGGVAFTGDFDGRFTFAGTPYASAEPDDSYDGPREPFLGRLTATGAELTLRQFPLSTTNAYGLGSLVADANGNLFTVQAGNGGLLGLGTVGPPETVAPERPTVASFSPTLQTRWVRVFEPLQLPRLTAVTGGVVLTGELGQSIELEGTWYTPTSRRLDLLHVKLRP; translated from the coding sequence GTGGCGATTGTCGCGGCGGCGGATACGTATGTGTCGGCGGCCTCGCCGGCGACGAGCTTCGGCTCGCAGCCGACGATGGAGGTGGACCGGTCCCCTGAGTCGGAGGCGTATCTGCGCTTCTTCGTCGCTCCGGTGGACGGCACCATCACCACCGCCCGGTTGCGTGTGTATGCCTTGGATGGCTCGGCGGATGGGCCCACGGCGCACGACCCTCGCATCGGGGGACGGGCCTGGAACGAGCTGACGACCTGGAACACACGGCCGACGCGGGATGGATTCTCCGCGTTGAGCAGCGCGGGGGCCGTGGCCAGCGGTACGTGGATCGAACTGGACATCACCGACCTGCACATCTCCACGAGCGCCTTCACGGACGTCCATCTGGTGGCCGACAGCACGGACGGCGTGACGATTGCGTCGAGCGAGCACCCGAACACGTCCCTGCGTCCCCAACTGGTCCTCACCGTCCAGTCCGCCAAGGACCACCCCCCGCACCCCGCGCTGCCCATCACGGTGTCGAGCCCTCCGGTGGTCTTCCCCGCGAGCGACGACACCTATGTCTCCGCCGACGCGCCCACGTCCACCGAGGGTGGTTTCGACACGGACCTGTGGGTGAGGCAGTCGCCCGAGCGCGAGGTGCACCTGCGCTTCGACGTGCTGGGCCTGACGGAGTCGGTGCAGCGCGCGGTGCTGCGGATGCACGTGGGCCTGGATGGGACGATGGGTGGACCGGCGGTCTACGCGACGCAGGGGCCCTGGAGCGAGATGAGCGTCTCCTGGAACACCCGGCCCACGAAGGTGGGCGCGGAGGTCGACCGGCTGCCCTACCTCTCGCCCTCCGGGTACGTGGACTACGACGTCACGGACCTGGTGCGTGGCAACGGCAACTTCACCTTCGGCGTGTATGCGACGTCGGGTGACGCGGTGACCTTCTTCTCGGGGGAGCACTGGGAAGGCATTGGCCCGGAGCTGCTCGTGTGGACGGGGGCCTCCAGGGCCGCGCCGACCGATGCGTGCATGACGCGCCGGGAGGTCGTCTCGAAGGTGACGGAGCTCCGGCACGACACCTATGTGAGCGCGGACCGCCCGACGACGACGTTCCACCGGGAGGCGTCGGTGCGCGTGGATGGCTCGCCGGGGATGAACGGCTTCCTGGAGTTCGACGTCCAGCTCGACGCCGCGCCGGTGCGTCGCGTGCTGCTCCAGCTCTACGCGCTGGAGGCGACGGACAACGGGCCGCTGCTCTACCAGGCGCAGCCGTTCGACCCGGCGACCGCGACCTGGCAGAACCCGCCCGCGATGACGGCGTTGGTGGGCGACGCGGGCGCGGTGAAGAAGGACCAGTGGGTGGAGTACGACGTGACGAGCGTGGTGACGACCTCGGGGCGGTACGCCTTCGGACTGCTCGCGGACTCCTCCAATGCGTCGAGCTTCGCGTCGAGGGAGGCCAGCGCGAAGGGCCTGCTGGACGCGGCGCCCCGGCTGGTCGTCGTCACGCAGAGCGAGCCGTTCTGCTCGTACCGGGGCACGCAGCCCTCGGGGACGACGGCGTGGGTGAAGCAGACGAACAATGCCTCGGCGGAGCGCGCGCGGGACACGGCGCCCGCGCCGGACGGTGGCTTCGCCGTCGTGGGCACCCAGGCCCAGACGCGGGACGGTGAGTCCTGGGCCGAGCAGACGGATGTCGTGACGCTGCACCGGGCGGATGGCTCCGTGGCGTGGCGACTGACGTTCACCCAGCCCGACGTGGAGCTGCGCAAGGTGACGGTGACCACGCTGGGCAACGTGCTCGTCGCGGGGGAATACCGAGGCGCTCCGGACCTGGGCAAGGGCGCGCTGCCTCGGGGCACGGGCATGTTCGTGATGAAGCTGACGCCGTCGGGCGCGGTGGACTGGACGCGCGGCTACACGGCGTATTTCCGCCGGGACGACGAGCTCCTCGACAACCCCATGTTCGTGCACGACCTGGCGACGGACGCACACGGCAGCGCGGTGTTGACGGGTGGCTTCTGGGGCAAGACGGACTTCGGTGGCGGTGAGGTCGACGCCGGCAAGCCCTTCCCCTACGACGACGAGTACCCGAACTCCTTCGTCCTCAAGCTCCAGTGGGACGGCGCCTACCAGTGGGCGCGCGTGCTGAAGACGAACGCGATGCGGGGCACGCAGGCGGTGAGCGTCGCGGTGGACGCGCAGGAGACCATCACCGTGGGCGGCTGGGCGGGGCCGGGCACCGACTTCGGCTCGGGCGCGCTCGCGCAGGGTGGGGTGTTCGTGGCGCGCTGGAGCGTGACGGGAGCCCCCCTGTGGCAGTGGCTGTTGCCGACGTCCTACGACACGGTGTTCGCGGACGTGCGCCAGGTGGCGGTGCTGCCGGATGGGGGTGTGGCCTTCACGGGTGACTTCGATGGCCGCTTCACCTTCGCGGGAACCCCGTACGCCAGCGCCGAGCCGGACGATTCCTACGATGGACCGCGCGAACCGTTCCTGGGCCGGCTCACCGCCACGGGCGCGGAGCTGACGCTGCGGCAGTTCCCGCTGAGCACGACGAACGCCTATGGTCTGGGCTCGCTGGTCGCGGATGCCAACGGGAACCTGTTCACGGTCCAGGCGGGGAACGGGGGCCTGTTGGGCCTGGGCACCGTGGGGCCGCCGGAGACGGTGGCGCCGGAGCGACCCACCGTGGCCAGCTTCTCGCCGACGCTCCAGACGCGCTGGGTGAGGGTGTTCGAGCCGCTCCAGCTCCCTCGGCTGACGGCGGTGACGGGCGGTGTGGTGCTGACGGGAGAGCTGGGACAGTCCATCGAGCTGGAGGGCACCTGGTACACGCCGACCTCGCGCCGGCTGGACCTGCTGCACGTCAAGCTGAGGCCATGA